The region ATGGAGATTTAGATCCGCTTCTGACAAAAGAACAGATGTTAAAAACAGCCGAAGTACTGAAAGCAAAGTTAATTGTGCTTGAAAATGTCGGGCATACTCCATTTGTTGAAGTTCCAGATCTTTTCATAGAAACTGTTAAAAATTATCTGTGAGGAGGTAAAAACGATGAAATATGCGAAAATAATCTCTTCTGGTATGTATGTCCCACAAAAAATAATGACTAACAAAGAATTTGAACAAATCACCAATATGGTCATCGATCCATATTTTACCGAGCAGATAGGTATAAATCACAGGCACATATCTCAATCTCATGAAACGCCAACATTTATGGCAGCAGAGGCTGCAAAAAAAGCTCTTGAGAGGATCAATATGAAACCAGAGCAGATCGATTTGATAATACTTGGTACAGATACACCTGAAGCTGTTTCTCCACCTGATGCTGCTCGAGTTCAATATCTGATTGGTGCAAATAAAGCTGAACCACTGGCCTTTAACGTTAATGCCTCATGCGCAAATGGTGCTTTATTACTTGACATAGCATCTCGATACATCGCACTCGGAGATTACAAAAATGTTTTAGTCATAGGTGTCTATGCTATGACAAAGTTTTTGAACTGGAAATATTCCTGGGAAGCTCTGTTTTCCGATGGTGCTGGTGCTTTGATATTGACGGCAGATGATAAACCAGGCTATCTTGGAAGTGTTTCAAGATGTGATGGAAGCTGGTGGCATAACTGGGGCATCTACATGGGTGCTGGAACTATGAATATCGAAGGCATTGATAGAGGTCTTCACAAACTCGACTTGAGGGCGGCTTATCCTGCTACTGTGAACGAAGAAGGCTGGCCTGTACTAATCAACAAATTAATTGAAAAATGTAAGATCTCAAAAGAAGAAATCGGAATGATGTTTTTCACACAGGTGAGAAAGAAAACCATACTGAAAGTCATGGAAATTCTTGGCATGAGTGAAGACAAAACTCATATGATAATGGACAAATATGGTTATACAGGTTCTGCATGTGTTTACATGGCTTATGATGATGCTTTCGACTGTGGGAAGATGAGAAACATGGAGGGTAAGGTTCTGATCTTTTTGACTTCAGGAGTTGGATTTCAGCAGGTTGCGGTAGCTTTCAGGTGGTAGGTATGTTCAAAACAAGTGATGGAATTATGATAGATTACAAAGTTCAGGGTGAATCAGAAGAAGTTGTTGTTTTTCTCAACGGTATTTTCATGGATTACAACAGCTGGTTTTTTATCACAGAGCAGCTTAAAGGTCAATATAGAATCATTCTTCACAATTTCAGGTGTCAGTGGAGCTCGCAAAACGGTTCGTGTAGTTTCGAAAGGCACGTTGAAGATCTCAAAGAACTCCTTGATTATTTAAAGATCAGCAAAGTGCATCTGGTTGGAACATCTTATGGTGCAGAAGTTGGAATGTTTTTCGCTGTCAGATATCCAGAGTTGGTAAAATCTCTCACGATTATAACCGCGACAGCCCGTATAACGCCATCTATCAAATACAAAGCTCTGAGATGGAAAGATGGTGCGATGAGTAAAAATAAAGAGATATTTGTCAGAAGCTGGATCAACGATGTCTACAGCGAGCAATTTCTTGACAGATATCCAAACCTGTTCGGCACAATTATTCAACGAATGTCGCAGTTCAATTACGAAGGAGCAGTAAAATTGCTGGATGCCTTCCTTGAGCTTGAGCGAAAACCTTTGTTAAATCAACTTTCGAAGATAGGTGCACCTGCGCTTGTTGTTTCTGCCCAATTTGATAACATAAAACCAGTGAACTTTTCACAGGAAATAGCACAGCAAATACCCGGCGCTAAGCATGTGTGCATTCCAGATTGTGGCCATGCCGCGGTAATTGAAAAGCCAAAGGAGGTACTTTTTCTGATAAAAGCGCATCTGTTTTTCCTGAAAAACTAAAAGAGATTAGACCTATGCCAAGATACGGCAACTTTACCAGGATCCCGGTTGACATTCTCCATAATATATATATACGAAAATATAAAATCTCAAAAATAACTAAAAAGCTTTTGGAGAAATGTTTTGAGTCAAAAAACACGTTAAAAATCTTTCAGGATGCCTGAGATAGAACTTAGTTTCAACTAAGATAGAATTTTTTAATTCTGTTCTGAATTTGACAATCTTTTTTGATAGAAACTCCCTGCACAAGCAAAGTTTCACACCCCGGTGATGCTGATTATGTTGTAAACAACTTCATACATCCCGGTTAAAATTATTGATTGTCTGTATTACTGAGGCTTTCTTCAAGCCATTGTTTGTAGTTTGCATCAACAGTTTTTATTTCAACGCTGAAAATTGCCGGAACAGAATAGGGGTGAAGCTCTTTCAACTTTTTGAACACTTCTTGTTCTTTGAAGTTGCTGGTTTTCAAAATTGCCGCAAATTCTTTATCTTGAGAGACTTTCCCATCCCACCAGTAGCCTGAGTCAATTTGAAAGACATTAAAACAAGCTATGAGTTTTTCCAAAAGCAGGTTTTTACAAATCTCCAGGGCTTTTTCTCTGTCGGGAAAAGTTGTGTAGATTATTATCATCGCAATCACTCCTTAATTTATATTGATTTTTCCCGGCTCTATAAATGTGATTTGTCTCTTTCAGAGAAAGCTTTCTTCTGGATTTCTCAGGAATAAAGTTCTTTAAAGACAGTTTCCGGCGGTATGTTTTCAAGCACTGCTATTCTTTTGTGAATGGGAGGATGAGTGCTGAACAGATCAGCAAAAAAACCTTCTTTGTTGTTCACATTTCGCCTGAGAGGATCAGATATAAAGAGATGTGCAGTTGCTATTGTTGCCCCTTTGGTTTTACCGCGAATTTTCTGCAGTTTGGCTATCTTTCTCAATGCGCCCGATAAACCTCGAGGGTTCCTTGTCAATTCAACTGCTTTCGCATCAGCAAGGTATTCGCGAGTTCGAGAAACAGCAAAAACTGTTATCCTCCCAATTAGAGAGAACAGGGTGGCAACAACAGCAATCACAAGAAGTGCAAGTATTATGTAGGCACCACTATCTTTTTCTTTTCTCTTCGAGCCTTTTGGCCCAAGCCATCCCACAAATTTGAGTGATCGCCAGGCAAAAAGTTGTACCAGTACCATTGTTCCAAGAATAGCGCTAACTGTTGTCATTAATAATGTGTCTTTGTTTATTATATGACTCACTTCATGAGCAATTACGCCCTCTGTTTCTTCCCGGTTCAGGTTATTTAACAAGCCCCGCGTCACACAAATGACGCTATCTTCCTGTTTGAATCCTGCTGCAAAAGCATTTATATTTTCGTCTTCCATTATATATACCTTTGGAACATTTTTTATTCCGCAAGCAATAGAAATTTCCTCAACTATGTTTTTGAGCTGTCTCTCCTCAAGTTCTTTTTCATTAATTGGTTTAGCTCCCACAGATCTGAGTACAAGTGATGAACCAGCCTGTGTCCCAATTAAAACCTGTATTGATGCTATCAGTGCTAAAATAAGTGTTCCAGCAGGGAAGCTTGAGAACATAACATCTACGAGAAATCCAAGAAGCATCATCAAAACTATGAAAAAGAATATTAAAAGGTACGTTCTACGCAAATTTTTTGCCTGCTGGGCGAAATAATTCATTAAACCACCTCAGAGGCTAAGGTCAACTTTCGGGGTTTCTTTCTCATCACTTGTAGCTTCGAAAAATGGATAGGCTTTAAATCCAAACATATTTGCTACTATGTTGACTGGAAAAATCTCTATTGAAGTGTTGTATTTCATCACGGTGTCATTATAAAACTGCCTCGCATAGGTTATCCTGTTTTCTGTGCTCGTCAATTCTTCCATTAATTGGCTGACCTGTTGATTTGATTTCAGGTCAGGATATTTTTCAAAAACAGCGAGCAATCTTGACAGAGCTCCAGAGAGTTCACCTTCAGCTTTGATTCGGTCGCCGATAGAACCACCAGAAATGGCTTTAGATCTTGCATTTATAACTGCTTCGAGTGTTTCTTTCTCAAATTTCATGTATCCCTTAACCGCATTTACCAGATTTGGTATAAGATCATGTCGCCTTTTTAGTTGAACATCTATTTGGCTCCATGCATTCTCCACACGCTTTTTCTTTCCCACAAGGGAGTTGTATGCACCGATGAACCATACAACTAAGATGACTATAATTACAAGAATTACACCAAAAATTACCATAACGACACCTCCTCAATAACTATACCACAATTGTATCTTATTGATTTTTGAAATTGTATCAAAGCAATCACGAAAAATGGCAATTTTGGTGCAATCAGTCTCTTTTGGTACTTTTATGGATTGAACTTTAATTAAGATTCAGCAGCCTAAGGTATGAGTAAACATGGTAATATCAAAATAGAAAAAAGCTATGCATGTGCAACACAGTTTATCTTTAATGGAGGTTATTCTGTGACACGCGAAGAACTTATGAAAATTGTTGCAAGCAGGATCGAAAAGTGCACATCTTGCCCTTTATTCAATACCAGAACAAATGTCGTTGTAGGTGAAGGCAATCTTTATGCGCCCATTATGTTTGTTGGAGAAGGTCCTGGTGAAGAAGAGGATAAGACAGGGAGACCTTTTGTTGGAAGAGCTGGGCAGCTTCTTACAAAAATTCTCGAGTCGGTAAACATCGACCGTGAGGATGTTTACATATGCAATATTGTGAAATGCAGGCCTCCC is a window of Pseudothermotoga elfii DSM 9442 = NBRC 107921 DNA encoding:
- a CDS encoding 3-oxoacyl-ACP synthase III family protein; this translates as MKYAKIISSGMYVPQKIMTNKEFEQITNMVIDPYFTEQIGINHRHISQSHETPTFMAAEAAKKALERINMKPEQIDLIILGTDTPEAVSPPDAARVQYLIGANKAEPLAFNVNASCANGALLLDIASRYIALGDYKNVLVIGVYAMTKFLNWKYSWEALFSDGAGALILTADDKPGYLGSVSRCDGSWWHNWGIYMGAGTMNIEGIDRGLHKLDLRAAYPATVNEEGWPVLINKLIEKCKISKEEIGMMFFTQVRKKTILKVMEILGMSEDKTHMIMDKYGYTGSACVYMAYDDAFDCGKMRNMEGKVLIFLTSGVGFQQVAVAFRW
- a CDS encoding alpha/beta fold hydrolase, with the translated sequence MFKTSDGIMIDYKVQGESEEVVVFLNGIFMDYNSWFFITEQLKGQYRIILHNFRCQWSSQNGSCSFERHVEDLKELLDYLKISKVHLVGTSYGAEVGMFFAVRYPELVKSLTIITATARITPSIKYKALRWKDGAMSKNKEIFVRSWINDVYSEQFLDRYPNLFGTIIQRMSQFNYEGAVKLLDAFLELERKPLLNQLSKIGAPALVVSAQFDNIKPVNFSQEIAQQIPGAKHVCIPDCGHAAVIEKPKEVLFLIKAHLFFLKN
- the cutA gene encoding divalent-cation tolerance protein CutA, whose product is MIIIYTTFPDREKALEICKNLLLEKLIACFNVFQIDSGYWWDGKVSQDKEFAAILKTSNFKEQEVFKKLKELHPYSVPAIFSVEIKTVDANYKQWLEESLSNTDNQ
- a CDS encoding M48 family metallopeptidase, whose amino-acid sequence is MNYFAQQAKNLRRTYLLIFFFIVLMMLLGFLVDVMFSSFPAGTLILALIASIQVLIGTQAGSSLVLRSVGAKPINEKELEERQLKNIVEEISIACGIKNVPKVYIMEDENINAFAAGFKQEDSVICVTRGLLNNLNREETEGVIAHEVSHIINKDTLLMTTVSAILGTMVLVQLFAWRSLKFVGWLGPKGSKRKEKDSGAYIILALLVIAVVATLFSLIGRITVFAVSRTREYLADAKAVELTRNPRGLSGALRKIAKLQKIRGKTKGATIATAHLFISDPLRRNVNNKEGFFADLFSTHPPIHKRIAVLENIPPETVFKELYS
- a CDS encoding LemA family protein, with the protein product MVIFGVILVIIVILVVWFIGAYNSLVGKKKRVENAWSQIDVQLKRRHDLIPNLVNAVKGYMKFEKETLEAVINARSKAISGGSIGDRIKAEGELSGALSRLLAVFEKYPDLKSNQQVSQLMEELTSTENRITYARQFYNDTVMKYNTSIEIFPVNIVANMFGFKAYPFFEATSDEKETPKVDLSL